A genome region from Anopheles stephensi strain Indian chromosome 2, UCI_ANSTEP_V1.0, whole genome shotgun sequence includes the following:
- the LOC118517543 gene encoding uncharacterized protein LOC118517543, whose protein sequence is MMCVRTLRPGLDGEFFAVALWQHCITTITQIFFVFTMNHLKQLLAGILICSIVQTASSISCFSCEHTDSDSVCEDNLIECDASAASLGMIRVAAFKPTMQIIQSSTFRCFDLLIQDTPNEYRTRGCAYDTVDVCQGEVRVGVQAECRWCNEHDGCNSAGKFQTNVFLLLAVVLSMGVIQKMF, encoded by the exons ATGATGTGCGTACGTACGCTGCGCCCTGGACTGGACGGTGAGTTTTTCGCTGTAGCTCTTTGGCAGCAttgcatcaccaccatcacgcaGATTTTTTTCGTATTCACAATGAATCATTTGAAGCAGCTTCTGGCGGGTATCCTAATTTGCAGTATCGTACAAACAG CGTCTTCCATTTCCTGTTTCTCCTGTGAACATACGGACAGTgacagtgtgtgtgaggaCAATCTGATCGAATGTGATGCCAGTGCTGCATCGCTTGGCATGATAAGGGTGGCAGCCTTCAAGCCCACAATGCAAATAATCCAATCGTCCACCTTCCGATGCTTTGACCTGCTGATCCAAGACACTCCCAACGAATACCGGACACGAGGCTGTGCCTACGATACGGTGGATGTTTGCCAGGGCGAAGTGCGCGTCGGAGTGCAGGCCGAGTGCAGATGGTGCAACGAACACGACGGATGTAATTCTGCAGGTAAATTCCAGACAAACGTGTTCCTGCTGCTCGCGGTTGTGCTTTCGATGGGAGTGAttcaaaaaatgttttga
- the LOC118517548 gene encoding uncharacterized protein LOC118517548 — translation MGFHALCLPALPITRLASVGCRSWISFVPFPKVKAIIKMKLFLVSAFFFLASFQAARALRCMQGVEISLPSDDTTDKDKDKEKMPEYTECGIASTAVSAASLLVLKPSTATIPSTSYKCYHLRIETTDTKKASIVKGCIYKEQDVCDGKFKADSVREVFCSQCDQDECNSALHFASNWKMLGFTLFTIVCFFMK, via the exons ATGGGTTTTCACGCACTGTGTCTCCCAGCTCTCCCAATTACAAGATTGGCTTCGGTCGGGTGCAGATCGTGGATTTCTTTTGTGCCGTTTCCGAAAGTGAAAGCAATAATCAAAATGAAACTGTTCCTAGTGAGCGCCTTTTTCTTCCTGGCCAGCTTCCAAG CTGCTCGTGCATTGCGTTGCATGCAGGGCGTCGAAATATCGCTTCCGTCCGATGACACCACGGACAAGGACAAGGACAAAGAGAAGATGCCCGAATACACCGAATGTGGTATCGCAAGTACCGCTGTCTCGGCTGCttcgctgctggtgctgaaaCCGTCCACCGCTACAATACCTTCGACCAGCTACAAGTGCTACCATCTGCGGATCGAAACTACCGACACCAAGAAGGCTTCCATCGTGAAGGGGTGCATCTACAAGGAGCAGGATGTGTGCGACGGCAAGTTCAAGGCAGACAGTGTGCGTGAAGTGTTCTGCAGCCAGTGCGATCAGGACGAGTGCAATTCGGCCCTCCACTTCGCGTCCAACTGGAAGATGCTCGGCTTCACCCTTTTCACCATTGTGTGCTTCTTCATGAAGTAA
- the LOC118502498 gene encoding gustatory receptor 68a-like, whose translation MNRWIKCSEFFERYLWSLLLGCGILPLHFEPGFPGQFSKSRKHLVFCIVMTFVLALGTPGMMVAMYVYGYIANFFLESILIATQLCFIYVFMIVVNVVMLINADRLCSTLNVLFELRHTAHQRWNCSRLQKEYARLLFVKIAIIDVALLVFSWMMYYVSQDNGPTAAQIAVGVCFLLLRYIFTALVNLYLVGLMIGILIQGSINAKLASFAEQHQLQLDEAIASAFLHHLYMLHCKIVGLEKQFMRTMNLPILMLNCWYFFAIVYSVYYMYTATMLEIRHQRFGIEDITKYFNSVTFFLYLCVQLYCIISIPAMYTERSKKMCSLLNQINQQYQRPRMEQLLELVTLDCMHREYGIRNYEMYELDRALLFGIIATVTSYVIILVQFHMQEYG comes from the exons ATGAACCGCTGGATCAAGTGTTCCGAGTTTTTCGAAAGATATCTGTGGAGTTTGCTCCTGGGTTGCGGTATCCTTCCGCTACATTTTGAGCCCGGCTTCCCGGGACAGTTCTCCAAAAGCCGGAAACATTTGGTGTTCTGTATCGTGATGACGTTTGTCCTAGCCCTGGGAACTCCCGGCATGATGGTTGCGATGTACGTGTACGGGTATATAGCAAACTTTTTCCTCGAAAGCATACTGATAGCGACACAGCTGTGCTTCATCTATGTGTTCATGATCGTGGTGAATgtggtgatgctgatcaatGCTGACAGGTTGTGCAGCACGCTGAACGTGTTGTTCGAGTTGCGCCACACAGCTCATCAGCGGTGGAACTGCAGCCGCCTGCAGAAGGAGTACGCTCGATTGCTTTTTGTCAAAATAGCTATCATAGACGTGGCACTGCTTGTGTTTTCATGGATGATGTATTATGTGTCGCAGGATAATGGTCCCACCGCGGCACAGATAGCGGTCGGTGTATGCTTCCTACTGTTGCGATACATTTTCACCGCGTTGGTGAATTTGTACCTGGTAGGATTGATGATCGGAATCCTCATTCAGGGATCGATCAATGCCAAGCTGGCAAGCTTTGCGGAGCAGCACCAGCTGCAGCTTGACGAAGCGATTGCGTCCGCATTTCTGCACCATCTGTACATGTTACACTGTAAAATTGTGGGCCTGGAAAAGCAATTCATGAGGACCATGAACCTGCCGATATTGATGCTAAACTGTTGGTATTTTTTTGCCATCGTTTATTCG GTATACTACATGTACACCGCGACGATGCTGGAGATAAGGCACCAACGCTTTGGCATAGAGGACATCACGAAATACTTCAATTCGGTTACGTTTTTCCTGTATCTGTGCGTGCAGCTGTACTGCATAATCTCGATACCGGCAATGTACACCGAACGCTCGAAGAAAATGTGCTCCCTTCTAAACCAGATCAATCAGCAGTACCAGAGGCCAAGAATGGAGCAACTG CTGGAACTGGTAACGCTAGATTGTATGCATCGGGAGTACGGCATTAGAAACTATGAAATGTACGAGCTGGACAGGGCGCTGCTGTTCGGG ATAATAGCGACTGTGACGAGTTATGTGATCATACTGGTACAGTTCCACATGCAAGAGTATGGATAA
- the LOC118517526 gene encoding uncharacterized protein LOC118517526 isoform X2, whose translation MAPTGVLTAMEKCCVWSLMVCGLLPFRLDTAENRFVLSAPHYWGNVAGTVVYAVTSPFTYWIPISGIVHPSTPLNYYMMVIQFLFMYIVVIMSRLKAVANRGKLCQLLNALLALREQTMQGAPGVSFAPTLARKLLAKLLVFDLGMLILCASFFRTFLDLNLSLFYSFLGFLNLLQVSSMNVAINFLLFVLYNAVNIHMLLNARCKDVACGPSAPKETVRLYLMHTETTLIVQSIVEVVSMPILLLCIWFFFIIVFSVFYTYTSVVQDLQSGSVNVFRNVINPVSFFISEVAQVYFLVSASAMFTACARKIISYVSLYTGRISDGPADQAVSRLTSGAATVENNFLTMQNVFSMYITDRAAHHRAFEPGLHDTHKRTVCGGQHDAVLDRRHHYQLHDYFSAILSPGMSPPKSIPNMRFGSINVAASGIGVVGKTRHACNHNICMFIC comes from the exons ATGGCACCGACAGGTGTCCTCACCGCTATGGAGAAGTGTTGCGTCTGGTCACTGATGGTTTGTGGATTGCTGCCGTTTCGTTTGGACACCGCGGAAAATCGGTTTGTGTTAAGTGCCCCCCACTATTGGGGCAATGTGGCGGGCACCGTGGTCTATGCCGTCACATCACCATTCACCTACTGGATTCCGATCAGCGGAATAGTGCATCCGAGCACACCGCTTAACTACTACATGATGGTGATACAGTTCCTGTTCATGTACATCGTTGTAATAATGTCGCGCCTGAAAGCTGTAGCCAACCGAGGAAAGCTCTGCCAGTTGCTAAACGCTCTGCTGGCACTGCGCGAGCAGACGATGCAGGGCGCGCCAGGCGTATCGTTTGCCCCAACATTGGCCCGCAAGCTGCTCGCAAAGCTGCTGGTATTCGACCTGGGGATGCTGATTCTGTGTGCATCCTTCTTTCGCACGTTTCTGGACCTGAACCTGTCGTTGTTTTATTCGTTTCTGGGATTCTTGAACCTGCTGCAGGTGAGCAGCATGAACGTTGCCATCAACTTTCTTCTGTTTGTGCTGTACAATGCTGTCAACATCCACATGCTTCTCAATGCTCGTTGCAAGGATGTCGCGTGTGGGCCAAGCGCTCCGAAAGAAACCGTGCGCCTGTATCTGATGCACACGGAGACGACCCTCATCGTGCAAAGCATCGTGGAGGTCGTGAGCATGCCGATACTACTGTTGTGCATCTGGTTTTTCTTCATCATCGTGTTTTCG GTGTTCTACACGTACACGAGCGTTGTGCAGGATCTCCAGTCGGGCTCGGTGAATGTGTTCCGGAATGTGATCAACCCGGTTTCGTTCTTCATCAGTGAGGTAGCGCAGGTCTACTTTCTGGTATCGGCGTCGGCCATGTTTACTGCCTGTGCGCGAAAAATCATTTCGTACGTGAGCCTGTACACTGGACGCATTTCGGACGGCCCAGCAGATCAAGCGGTCAGCCGACTGACTAGTGGTGCAGCAACGGTGGAAAACAACTTCCTAACAATGCAAAATGTGTTCTCCATGTACATTACAGATCGAGCTGCTCACCATCGAGCATTTGAGCCGGGACTACACGATACGCATAAAAGGACTGTTTGCGGTGGACAACACGATGCTGTTCTCG ATCGTCGCCACCACTACCAGCTACATGATTATTTTAGTGCAATACTATCTCCAGGAATGAGTCCTCCGAAGTCCATCCCCAACATGCGCTTCGGATCAATAAATGTAGCAGCATCAGGCATCGGTGTCGTGGGGAAAACCAGGCACGCGTGCAATCATAATATATGTATGTTCATTTGCTAA
- the LOC118517526 gene encoding uncharacterized protein LOC118517526 isoform X1: protein MAPTGVLTAMEKCCVWSLMVCGLLPFRLDTAENRFVLSAPHYWGNVAGTVVYAVTSPFTYWIPISGIVHPSTPLNYYMMVIQFLFMYIVVIMSRLKAVANRGKLCQLLNALLALREQTMQGAPGVSFAPTLARKLLAKLLVFDLGMLILCASFFRTFLDLNLSLFYSFLGFLNLLQVSSMNVAINFLLFVLYNAVNIHMLLNARCKDVACGPSAPKETVRLYLMHTETTLIVQSIVEVVSMPILLLCIWFFFIIVFSVFYTYTSVVQDLQSGSVNVFRNVINPVSFFISEVAQVYFLVSASAMFTACARKIISYVSLYTGRISDGPADQAVSRLTSGAATVENNFLTMQNVFSMYITDRAAHHRAFEPGLHDTHKRTVCGGQHDAVLGKYSGFGVSAASLLTGTCFADRRHHYQLHDYFSAILSPGMSPPKSIPNMRFGSINVAASGIGVVGKTRHACNHNICMFIC, encoded by the exons ATGGCACCGACAGGTGTCCTCACCGCTATGGAGAAGTGTTGCGTCTGGTCACTGATGGTTTGTGGATTGCTGCCGTTTCGTTTGGACACCGCGGAAAATCGGTTTGTGTTAAGTGCCCCCCACTATTGGGGCAATGTGGCGGGCACCGTGGTCTATGCCGTCACATCACCATTCACCTACTGGATTCCGATCAGCGGAATAGTGCATCCGAGCACACCGCTTAACTACTACATGATGGTGATACAGTTCCTGTTCATGTACATCGTTGTAATAATGTCGCGCCTGAAAGCTGTAGCCAACCGAGGAAAGCTCTGCCAGTTGCTAAACGCTCTGCTGGCACTGCGCGAGCAGACGATGCAGGGCGCGCCAGGCGTATCGTTTGCCCCAACATTGGCCCGCAAGCTGCTCGCAAAGCTGCTGGTATTCGACCTGGGGATGCTGATTCTGTGTGCATCCTTCTTTCGCACGTTTCTGGACCTGAACCTGTCGTTGTTTTATTCGTTTCTGGGATTCTTGAACCTGCTGCAGGTGAGCAGCATGAACGTTGCCATCAACTTTCTTCTGTTTGTGCTGTACAATGCTGTCAACATCCACATGCTTCTCAATGCTCGTTGCAAGGATGTCGCGTGTGGGCCAAGCGCTCCGAAAGAAACCGTGCGCCTGTATCTGATGCACACGGAGACGACCCTCATCGTGCAAAGCATCGTGGAGGTCGTGAGCATGCCGATACTACTGTTGTGCATCTGGTTTTTCTTCATCATCGTGTTTTCG GTGTTCTACACGTACACGAGCGTTGTGCAGGATCTCCAGTCGGGCTCGGTGAATGTGTTCCGGAATGTGATCAACCCGGTTTCGTTCTTCATCAGTGAGGTAGCGCAGGTCTACTTTCTGGTATCGGCGTCGGCCATGTTTACTGCCTGTGCGCGAAAAATCATTTCGTACGTGAGCCTGTACACTGGACGCATTTCGGACGGCCCAGCAGATCAAGCGGTCAGCCGACTGACTAGTGGTGCAGCAACGGTGGAAAACAACTTCCTAACAATGCAAAATGTGTTCTCCATGTACATTACAGATCGAGCTGCTCACCATCGAGCATTTGAGCCGGGACTACACGATACGCATAAAAGGACTGTTTGCGGTGGACAACACGATGCTGTTCTCGGTAAGTATTCGGGCTTTGGCGTAAGCGCGGCGAGTTTATTAACGGGCACTTGTTTTGCAGATCGTCGCCACCACTACCAGCTACATGATTATTTTAGTGCAATACTATCTCCAGGAATGAGTCCTCCGAAGTCCATCCCCAACATGCGCTTCGGATCAATAAATGTAGCAGCATCAGGCATCGGTGTCGTGGGGAAAACCAGGCACGCGTGCAATCATAATATATGTATGTTCATTTGCTAA
- the LOC118517526 gene encoding uncharacterized protein LOC118517526 isoform X3, with amino-acid sequence MAPTGVLTAMEKCCVWSLMVCGLLPFRLDTAENRFVLSAPHYWGNVAGTVVYAVTSPFTYWIPISGIVHPSTPLNYYMMVIQFLFMYIVVIMSRLKAVANRGKLCQLLNALLALREQTMQGAPGVSFAPTLARKLLAKLLVFDLGMLILCASFFRTFLDLNLSLFYSFLGFLNLLQVSSMNVAINFLLFVLYNAVNIHMLLNARCKDVACGPSAPKETVRLYLMHTETTLIVQSIVEVVSMPILLLCIWFFFIIVFSVFYTYTSVVQDLQSGSVNVFRNVINPVSFFISEVAQVYFLVSASAMFTACARKIISYVSLYTGRISDGPADQAIELLTIEHLSRDYTIRIKGLFAVDNTMLFSIVATTTSYMIILVQYYLQE; translated from the exons ATGGCACCGACAGGTGTCCTCACCGCTATGGAGAAGTGTTGCGTCTGGTCACTGATGGTTTGTGGATTGCTGCCGTTTCGTTTGGACACCGCGGAAAATCGGTTTGTGTTAAGTGCCCCCCACTATTGGGGCAATGTGGCGGGCACCGTGGTCTATGCCGTCACATCACCATTCACCTACTGGATTCCGATCAGCGGAATAGTGCATCCGAGCACACCGCTTAACTACTACATGATGGTGATACAGTTCCTGTTCATGTACATCGTTGTAATAATGTCGCGCCTGAAAGCTGTAGCCAACCGAGGAAAGCTCTGCCAGTTGCTAAACGCTCTGCTGGCACTGCGCGAGCAGACGATGCAGGGCGCGCCAGGCGTATCGTTTGCCCCAACATTGGCCCGCAAGCTGCTCGCAAAGCTGCTGGTATTCGACCTGGGGATGCTGATTCTGTGTGCATCCTTCTTTCGCACGTTTCTGGACCTGAACCTGTCGTTGTTTTATTCGTTTCTGGGATTCTTGAACCTGCTGCAGGTGAGCAGCATGAACGTTGCCATCAACTTTCTTCTGTTTGTGCTGTACAATGCTGTCAACATCCACATGCTTCTCAATGCTCGTTGCAAGGATGTCGCGTGTGGGCCAAGCGCTCCGAAAGAAACCGTGCGCCTGTATCTGATGCACACGGAGACGACCCTCATCGTGCAAAGCATCGTGGAGGTCGTGAGCATGCCGATACTACTGTTGTGCATCTGGTTTTTCTTCATCATCGTGTTTTCG GTGTTCTACACGTACACGAGCGTTGTGCAGGATCTCCAGTCGGGCTCGGTGAATGTGTTCCGGAATGTGATCAACCCGGTTTCGTTCTTCATCAGTGAGGTAGCGCAGGTCTACTTTCTGGTATCGGCGTCGGCCATGTTTACTGCCTGTGCGCGAAAAATCATTTCGTACGTGAGCCTGTACACTGGACGCATTTCGGACGGCCCAGCAGATCAAGCG ATCGAGCTGCTCACCATCGAGCATTTGAGCCGGGACTACACGATACGCATAAAAGGACTGTTTGCGGTGGACAACACGATGCTGTTCTCG ATCGTCGCCACCACTACCAGCTACATGATTATTTTAGTGCAATACTATCTCCAGGAATGA
- the LOC118517526 gene encoding uncharacterized protein LOC118517526 isoform X4, which translates to MAPTGVLTAMEKCCVWSLMVCGLLPFRLDTAENRFVLSAPHYWGNVAGTVVYAVTSPFTYWIPISGIVHPSTPLNYYMMVIQFLFMYIVVIMSRLKAVANRGKLCQLLNALLALREQTMQGAPGVSFAPTLARKLLAKLLVFDLGMLILCASFFRTFLDLNLSLFYSFLGFLNLLQVSSMNVAINFLLFVLYNAVNIHMLLNARCKDVACGPSAPKETVRLYLMHTETTLIVQSIVEVVSMPILLLCIWFFFIIVFSVFYTYTSVVQDLQSGSVNVFRNVINPVSFFISEVAQVYFLVSASAMFTACARKIISSSCSPSSI; encoded by the exons ATGGCACCGACAGGTGTCCTCACCGCTATGGAGAAGTGTTGCGTCTGGTCACTGATGGTTTGTGGATTGCTGCCGTTTCGTTTGGACACCGCGGAAAATCGGTTTGTGTTAAGTGCCCCCCACTATTGGGGCAATGTGGCGGGCACCGTGGTCTATGCCGTCACATCACCATTCACCTACTGGATTCCGATCAGCGGAATAGTGCATCCGAGCACACCGCTTAACTACTACATGATGGTGATACAGTTCCTGTTCATGTACATCGTTGTAATAATGTCGCGCCTGAAAGCTGTAGCCAACCGAGGAAAGCTCTGCCAGTTGCTAAACGCTCTGCTGGCACTGCGCGAGCAGACGATGCAGGGCGCGCCAGGCGTATCGTTTGCCCCAACATTGGCCCGCAAGCTGCTCGCAAAGCTGCTGGTATTCGACCTGGGGATGCTGATTCTGTGTGCATCCTTCTTTCGCACGTTTCTGGACCTGAACCTGTCGTTGTTTTATTCGTTTCTGGGATTCTTGAACCTGCTGCAGGTGAGCAGCATGAACGTTGCCATCAACTTTCTTCTGTTTGTGCTGTACAATGCTGTCAACATCCACATGCTTCTCAATGCTCGTTGCAAGGATGTCGCGTGTGGGCCAAGCGCTCCGAAAGAAACCGTGCGCCTGTATCTGATGCACACGGAGACGACCCTCATCGTGCAAAGCATCGTGGAGGTCGTGAGCATGCCGATACTACTGTTGTGCATCTGGTTTTTCTTCATCATCGTGTTTTCG GTGTTCTACACGTACACGAGCGTTGTGCAGGATCTCCAGTCGGGCTCGGTGAATGTGTTCCGGAATGTGATCAACCCGGTTTCGTTCTTCATCAGTGAGGTAGCGCAGGTCTACTTTCTGGTATCGGCGTCGGCCATGTTTACTGCCTGTGCGCGAAAAATCATTTC ATCGAGCTGCTCACCATCGAGCATTTGA
- the LOC118517528 gene encoding uncharacterized protein LOC118517528, which produces MLRQCFSFLYYFHSIMGLIPFRIDDRHRVRRSTYKRRWSLTIALSTAGLVCYSFTTVTLGGSFSSSGYADFVLIRSLVLVEFFIRFSNATLCFYQILTNEAALHCYTHRFIAIVQSVWRSSRSSSTVQWMVYILVGKLVIVDVGMCTRFVLNYGINRPEHSVHGYRLVNIYVVMISAQLSNLLLLLLLFASYTFGRINDHLDHTVRQMLCFETHGSYWKRRKVLQQQICCDASDTIDRLCSRHQELTEIVQALFSIFQAPLLLINLNQFIVIVSRIYFAYITRAQTDNEYISYHRSSNYVLYLCFEAVQCCLLALGSSAVTKQARLSGITLNEFIDAPLDTRAERSIEMFGLAMLATDFRIKVAGLYVLDLAFPVFAYHNCLHASHRADTVSTKRPLATDFPGAGRLLEFVL; this is translated from the exons ATGCTTCGGCAGTGCTTTAGCTTTCTGTACTATTTCCATTCGATCATGGGATTAATTCCTTTCCGAATCGACGATCGGCACAGAGTTCGGCGTAGCACGTACAAACGCCGATGGTCGCTCACGATCGCTCTTAGTACGGCCGGTTTAGTTTGCTACAGCTTCACCACCGTCACACTGGGAGGATCGTTTTCGTCCTCCGGGTACGCGGATTTCGTCCTCATTCGATCGCTAGTGCTTGTCGAGTTTTTCATCCGCTTCTCGAACGCCACTCTCTGTTTCTACCAGATACTCACGAACGAGGCTGCTCTGCACTGTTACACACATCGATTTATCGCGATCGTACAGAGCGTGTGGCGCAGCAGCCGATCCAGTAGCACGGTCCAGTGGATGGTGTACATCCTTGTGGGCAAGCTGGTGATTGTCGATGTCGGGATGTGCACTCGGTTTGTGCTGAACTACGGAATCAACCGTCCGGAACACAGCGTGCACGGATATCGGCTAGTGAACATCTACGTGGTCATGATAAGTGCACAGCTCTCGaatcttctgctgctgttgctgctcttcGCTTCGTACACTTTTGGTCGCATCAACGATCACCTTGATCACACTGTGCGCCAGATGCTTTGCTTCGAAACACATGGCTCCTATTGGAAGCGACGAAAAGTTTTGCAGCAACAAATCTGCTGTGACGCCAGCGATACAATCGATCGGCTCTGCTCGCGGCATCAGGAGCTAACCGAGATCGTACAGGCgctgttttcgattttccaaGCGCCCCTCTTACTCATCAATCTAAATCAGTTCATTGTGATCGTCTCTCGC ATTTACTTTGCCTACATAACACGAGCACAAACCGACAATGAATACATATCCTATCATCGATCTTCGAACTATGTGCTGTACCTTTGCTTCGAAGCTGTTCAATGTTGCCTACTCGCGTTGGGATCGTCCGCTGTCACCAAACAG GCTCGTTTGTCGGGGATCACGCTGAACGAATTCATCGACGCACCATTAGACACACGTGCAGAACGAAGCATTGAGATGTTTGGACTTGCCATGTTGGCAACTGATTTTCGGATCAAAGTCGCCGGACTGTACGTGTTGGATCTAGCGTTTCCTGTTTTCG CTTACCACAACTGTCTACATGCATCTCATCGTGCTGATACAGTTTCAACTAAACGCCCATTAGCCACTGACTTCCCAGGCGCTGGAAGGTTGCTGGAGTTTGTACTCTGA